The following are encoded together in the Hydractinia symbiolongicarpus strain clone_291-10 chromosome 14, HSymV2.1, whole genome shotgun sequence genome:
- the LOC130625560 gene encoding uncharacterized protein LOC130625560 isoform X2, with the protein MVKVFKHDEISHELQESFVEFIKTRKRLKSELLAIADYLENRKGSRIFILTALVIIGLAVAVSIYHSLPYMAFILFLFFLIALVFVVYSNSAIVGARLLTLKYLYNEKHAITLLEKELKGLVNIKTMTFAGKRETSIIRSGASVIANLLKLNKADDVTDTDFRSLPYIETAFEIIGFSVKCLTDDIISIGSKLITIHNNEIPKKVKFIRELAVQINVPDEEEFIRKFRSLREQSAN; encoded by the exons ATGGTCAAAG tttttaaacatgACGAAATATCACACGAGCTGCAAGAAAGTTTTGTCGAATTCATAAAAACAAGGAAACGCTTAAAGAGTGAGCTCCTGGCAATAGCAGATTACCTTGAGAACCGTAAAGGAAGCAGAATTTTCATA TTAACAGCACTCGTTATAATTGGTCTTGCCGTTGCCGTATCCATCTATCATTCCTTACCATACATGGCATTcatcttattcttattctttttgATTGCGCTTGTTTTTGTAGTTTATTCTAACTCTGCCATAGTAGGAGCCCGGTTGCTTACACTTAAATATTTATACAATGAGAAGCACGCAATCACACTCCTTGAAAAAGAGCTAAAAGGTCTGGTGAACATAAAAACGATGACATTTGCGGGGAAAAGAGAAACAAGCATAATCAGGAGTGGTGCAAGTGTTATTGCTAATTTGTTGAAGTTGAATAAAGCTGATGATGTTACTGATACAGATTTTCGTTCTCTTCCCTATATCGAGACAGCATTTGAAATAATTGGCTTTTCTGTCAAATGCTTGACAGATGATATTATCTCTATCGGTTCTAAGTTAATTACCATTCATAATAATGAAATACcaaaaaaagtgaaatttatTCGTGAACTTGCAGTGCAGATAAATGTTCCTGACGAGGAAGAATTCATAAGAAAGTTTAGAAGCTTGAGAGAGCAGTCAGCTAATTGA
- the LOC130625560 gene encoding uncharacterized protein LOC130625560 isoform X1: MFIHLVFKHDEISHELQESFVEFIKTRKRLKSELLAIADYLENRKGSRIFILTALVIIGLAVAVSIYHSLPYMAFILFLFFLIALVFVVYSNSAIVGARLLTLKYLYNEKHAITLLEKELKGLVNIKTMTFAGKRETSIIRSGASVIANLLKLNKADDVTDTDFRSLPYIETAFEIIGFSVKCLTDDIISIGSKLITIHNNEIPKKVKFIRELAVQINVPDEEEFIRKFRSLREQSAN, translated from the exons atgtttattcatttagtttttaaacatgACGAAATATCACACGAGCTGCAAGAAAGTTTTGTCGAATTCATAAAAACAAGGAAACGCTTAAAGAGTGAGCTCCTGGCAATAGCAGATTACCTTGAGAACCGTAAAGGAAGCAGAATTTTCATA TTAACAGCACTCGTTATAATTGGTCTTGCCGTTGCCGTATCCATCTATCATTCCTTACCATACATGGCATTcatcttattcttattctttttgATTGCGCTTGTTTTTGTAGTTTATTCTAACTCTGCCATAGTAGGAGCCCGGTTGCTTACACTTAAATATTTATACAATGAGAAGCACGCAATCACACTCCTTGAAAAAGAGCTAAAAGGTCTGGTGAACATAAAAACGATGACATTTGCGGGGAAAAGAGAAACAAGCATAATCAGGAGTGGTGCAAGTGTTATTGCTAATTTGTTGAAGTTGAATAAAGCTGATGATGTTACTGATACAGATTTTCGTTCTCTTCCCTATATCGAGACAGCATTTGAAATAATTGGCTTTTCTGTCAAATGCTTGACAGATGATATTATCTCTATCGGTTCTAAGTTAATTACCATTCATAATAATGAAATACcaaaaaaagtgaaatttatTCGTGAACTTGCAGTGCAGATAAATGTTCCTGACGAGGAAGAATTCATAAGAAAGTTTAGAAGCTTGAGAGAGCAGTCAGCTAATTGA